CAGCCAGACGGCCCAAGAACATGGACATACACACTATGGGTTAGGACTTATGCTGTCCTTAGCAAAGTTCTTCCACACCAAAACGTATTGGTCGAAAGACATCATCTTTCTGGTCGTTGATGAAGAGGAGATGGGAATGCAAGCGTGGTTGGAAGCCTACCAGGGTATTCCATCGGACTATATCAAATCATCAATTATGCACGGTCGTAGTGGAGCCATCATGGGTGCCATTAATCTCGAAGTGGGGTCATCCAGGGTCAAACGTCTTGATCTTGTGACGGAAGGAATCAATGGCCATCTCCCAAACCTTGATCTTATCAACTTGGCCGTCAGGCTGTGTGGGAAGGAAGGAGTACAGgtgtcttttcagaaccaagtAGACACTTCCGGTTCTCAGCGCATGAGACGGGAAGGCTTTCAGAAAAGTGCCAAGACCATGCTGTTGAACATGGCGCATCAAGCAACCGGTCAACCACGTGGTATTCATGGATTATTCCTTCAATACCACATAGAAGCCATAACCATCAAGTCCTACCCTGCGCTGACCTCAGGTAAAAGCATGCTGGTTGTCGGACGTGTCCTTGAAGGAACTATCCGAAGTCTCAATAATCTCTTGGAACGGTTGCACCAGTCATTCTTCTTTTACGTCCTCCCTAACTGTGATCGATATGTGTCGATTGGGCTCTACATGCCTCCCTTTGGTCTTCTTATGATGGTCCCGATACTGAATGGTCTTGCAATGTGGATCAAGTCTGGGATTGTACCTAAGATAGAGAGCCCAAAGGAATCTAAGGAGACTGACACAGACAAAGATGATCAAGACAATACAGAGGACTTTGTTCCACGGCCTTTCAGTTCTGTCATCCCACTTCTCATAGGGGCTTCTATGACTGGTGCTCTGTTGTACATCAGTCCTGAAATGTTCATGACTCGCTTTCATCAGACCTTTAAACTTACTTCTGAGGAAGTTGTCAGCCTCGGTGTTATGGCCATCTTTACTGCAGGTGCAATGTTCCCGTACATGAGCCGTCGACAGATGTCAACTCCAACAGATGGTAGCCAAGTCGTTGCTGAGTGGAAGCTACTGAAATCGTTTGCCCTGATTTGGCAGGCTGTGATTCTCTCAGCAATTTGTATGAGTAACTTCTCGCTGGCGTTCTTCATCAGCATAGTGGTAGTTCCCATCAGTGCCGTCGTCCAGCCCGCATCACGCTCGCTCCTCCGTCTCCTGAATGCATTTCTTCTTCTCCTCATCTCTCCACCTGTTCTCCTCTTTATATTCCTTATGGTCTACAATGCAGCTATGGCAACAGACCCACATCTTGGAGACTTATTCATGACGACATTTAAAATGTCTCAACATGCCTTGTATCAAGCTGTGGTAGATGGCTACTTGTATGGGAACTTATCTTTTTGCATCGCTACCGTGGTGATGATCCCAAACTGGCTCATGTTCTGGCTTGTCATCTGGAAATAACTTTTTGGTAAAGATGCAAATGCCCTTTgttaaattaaaatggccttgccctctcaaagattaaATTCAAGGTCTTAACTTCGAAAGTAGCATTTATTGTACATCATGTTCTGGCATGTCATCTGGAAATAACGTTTTGGTAAAGATGTTAGCAATCAGGTCTTGAATTTCATGGAGGCTACATAGCCCATGGCCTCCATTGCTATGGTCTTGGCCATGATGCCcctcaaaagtttcccaaagtTTTCCAAGTGCAAATGCCCTTTGTagattgaaaatggccttgcctctcaaagatgaaattctaggtCTGAACTTTAAGTAGCATTTATTGAACATATAAATGTActttcagtgtttttttaatagaaataaTATAAAAGCAAGTCTACAatctttttgtaaatatttgtagtTGAGTAACTGTTCATATttcacatttgaaaaaaaaaaaatcagattgaGTTTCAAAGAATCgtttaaatttacaattttatttgaaTGTAGAATTTGTTGGCTTGTGTACAGAAGTTTTCACAGATGTGCGTAATTGAGAGAGAGTtcaaagcctggttcatacgtCCTGTGAATTCTTCGCAGGAGTTTTGCGAATTTGTGgcctcaaaatttgtatcgcatttgcatttgcaggaagtgtgaaccgggcttaacagtAAACAATATATTTCACCTTTGCAAATAAAATGTTCCGAAAAAGAGTAATTTTTAAATCTTCAAGAGATGAATATGAAAATTTAAATTAGAAGAAAAGAATCTCAAGAGTGTTTACACATTAGTTGTAAAAAAGTTTACATCATTTCAAATACACTTTAGAGTGACACATAAATTTGTCTTGTtgggtaaagcccggttcaaactTCCTTAGAATTCCTGAGAATTTGTACATTCGCATCAGTTGACCTGTGCtaaactcctgcaaaacattcacagCGAAAACAGCCATGAAAGCGTAAACtattgtatcgcattcgcaggaagtatgaaccagactTTAGTAGGTcaaaaatatttacttaaaaaaattaataaaatttcATTTTCTCTGAGTACGTGTAATTCAAGTCCAGTTGTGGTaacttagggccttgtcacacgagagCAAATTGGAGGCAATCAACTGCATAGCcaatacaaatcactttggTAATACTGACATTTTGTCTTACGATGAATTTTATTGTTTGCGAAATCAGCCCCTGAATCCAAACTCTGCTATTTGGAGGCTCCAGAGTTTTATTCACTCGGACATGGCACAtaagttttatttgaaaaaaaattgttgtctttacggagtaaacaataataaaaaaggtttttgaaaatttacaataccgagtgtattttttgttgttttaaaagatttgttCCTCAACAACGCAACTGACTTAGGCAgaattattagtattataattttaaaaaaggaattATTACACACCCAAAAGAACAATAAGCATCAATAACAGGATGGGTagaaaaagagaagaaatgttcagtttaagATGTAGGACCATAGAGtcatatataagaactagagggcgcactggcctatatacgcgctccgccatgcgcgcaggcggccattttctaagttgacaaaactggcatctcacagcgtgtgtttgtgcggccattttgtaagttgaacaaacagcatcgcgtgagcgttcaataaaaaaacctcaaacgtgtatttcatattcaacgcgcgtgcagaatgacgcacttgtcatcttgcggtcccgtggcgtttgtgctcgaagcatcactcgtgcgccctctagttcttatatataactctatgtgtaGGACTAAAACCCGAAAAAGGGAACGCCCATGCACccaggtagagactgaaaaaccaatccacatgcaaggctccaggctatagcgggattcgaaccagggtccacagcaGTGACAGGTAGAGAAAGAAACCAACATGCAGGCCTCTATGAAAGGGCAATGTTCAATtgttcaattcaagaatacatttatttccatactctcataaaaaaataacaacagttacatgtattacggagaaaagcaaaacatatcattaagtaagagtaaacatgaataaataaacagagtacggggccgttttggtaagcataagcttgttaaaaacagccagacagatGAGAAAACTAGacaaccagacagacagacaaaaggACAGATGGACATAATACATGACACAACGAATTCGTAATAGAAGcgacaagatggcagaacagtttaagctgaaaataaataagtcaAGTATTGAAGAGATGTGACCAAAGCATTGTCGCATTGGtaaatgaggaaattgtaaatctttCTGGAgtatttcaaaggcaccaaggtaatgaccagggggcattgaggcaattgccttcgttgcctccatgaagtatcagcttctactggagtattttaagggcaccaaggcaatgatcaggggcattgaggcaattgccttcgttgcctccatgaagtatcagcttctactggagtattttaagggcaccaaggtaatgaccagggggcattgaggcgatcgccttcgttgcctccgggAAGTATCggcttctactggagcatttcaagggcactaaggcaatgatcaggggcattgaggcaatggccttcgttgcctccatgaagtatcagcttctactggagcattttaagggcaccaaggcaatgatcaggggcattgaggcaattgccttcgttgcctccatgaagtatcagcttctactggagtattttaagggcaccaaggtaatgaccagggggcattgaggcaatggccttcgttgcctccgggAAGTATCGGGCCTGAACCATAAGATAATCCAAATCCTTAATCTATATTCGCATGATTGACTGTTGCTATGAATTAATAGACACTTCCATACT
The sequence above is drawn from the Asterias rubens chromosome 9, eAstRub1.3, whole genome shotgun sequence genome and encodes:
- the LOC117294482 gene encoding glycosylphosphatidylinositol anchor attachment 1 protein-like isoform X1, which codes for MGLMTDPKTQATLSAFISRFYKIGSVLCYVAGIAYMLALAYPTLNAGTYFSENALLPGLVDREYSDASYNVDQRAEAYKKVIDSDDRMPVEYLKAMFTEIGLDTYTQNFTINHPFLDTDIIGNERVPKVIKGTNVYAILRAPRIAGTEAIVMMVPYRSSQTAQEHGHTHYGLGLMLSLAKFFHTKTYWSKDIIFLVVDEEEMGMQAWLEAYQGIPSDYIKSSIMHGRSGAIMGAINLEVGSSRVKRLDLVTEGINGHLPNLDLINLAVRLCGKEGVQVSFQNQVDTSGSQRMRREGFQKSAKTMLLNMAHQATGQPRGIHGLFLQYHIEAITIKSYPALTSGKSMLVVGRVLEGTIRSLNNLLERLHQSFFFYVLPNCDRYVSIGLYMPPFGLLMMVPILNGLAMWIKSGIVPKIESPKESKETDTDKDDQDNTEDFVPRPFSSVIPLLIGASMTGALLYISPEMFMTRFHQTFKLTSEEVVSLGVMAIFTAGAMFPYMSRRQMSTPTDGSQVVAEWKLLKSFALIWQAVILSAICMSNFSLAFFISIVVVPISAVVQPASRSLLRLLNAFLLLLISPPVLLFIFLMVYNAAMATDPHLGDLFMTTFKMSQHALYQAVVDGYLYGNLSFCIATVVMIPNWLMFWLVIWK